In Paenibacillus xylanilyticus, the genomic window CATCGCGAGTGCTTTGCGGCATTTTACATATTTGAAGCCAGCGAGTGGTATCAAACCAAGCATTGATTGTACGTAAATTCTATCAACTCATGGACCGATGAATGTTCGCTAAAAGTATACTGACCAAGAATGGCGTTCACGCTTGCATCTATACTTAATTCCGCACCTGCACTTTAAGCTGCGTTTTTGTTCTTTATAGATCACCAGCAGAGGATGCGTAAAATACGTCGCTGTGCATATGTTTAATTCGATCCCAGTTAGCGGGATTGGTTGTGTCCAGGGAACGGTTCTCCATTATGGCTTGATACAAAGCGGTCTTTTCTTCCAAATGTGCTAAGTGCTGTTTGGCTTCTTCAAACTTAGCAAGAGCTGCCTCTCTATGCTTCATCATAAGTGTATACCGTTGTGGGATAGTTGAATCTCCTTCGAGACAGTAATCAACATACATTTTAATATTTTCAATCGGCATCCCGGATTGTTTGAGACATTTGATGCCATGTAACCAGTTGATTGATTCTTCGTCAAACATTCGAATATTATTCTGATTGCGCTGTACACTTGGCACCAAGCCTTTATCTGTATAAAAGCGAATAGCGTGCTCGGTGAGTCCTGTGATCTGCGCGGCCTCTTTGACGGTATGCATGAGAAGACCTCCTTGAAAAATATAAATTCCAGAGTATGCTTGCCTTCGTGTAACACGAAGGTGATAGGCTCATTGTAATGCAACTCGACCACGAAGGTAAACCCTGTTGAGGTGCCCGAATTCGAATCTAGGGCCATTGCATTATATTTAAAATATTAGGAGGAATTACGATGCAAACCGTCACATTAAACAATGGGGTAAAAATGCCGATTATCGGCTTTGGTGTTTACCAAGTTCCGGATGCTGAAGAATGCGAGAATGCAGTATATGAAGCGCTGATGGCTGGTTATCGGTTGATCGACACTGCATCCGGTTATTTGAATGAGGAAGCGGTCGGACGTGCGATCAAGCGCAGTGGCATTCCTCGTGAAGAGCTGTTCATCACGACCAAGCTCTGGGTCCAGGATGCCAGTTATGAGAGCGCCAAGCTTGCTTTTAACAAATCCTTAAATAAGCTGCAGTTGGATTATCTCGATTTATATCTTATACACCAGCCGTTTGGCGATTACTACGGTGCTTGGCGTGCCATGGAAGAACTGTACCATGAAGGTAAAATCAAGGCGATCGGTGTGAGTAACTTCCTGCCAGACCGTCTGATGGACCTTATCGTGCATAATGAAATCGTGCCAGCTGTTAACCAGGTCGAAACTCACCCGTTCTATCACCAAACCGAGAGTGCCACCTTTATGAAAGAACAAGGAGTTCAACATCAGTCTTGGGCTCCATTCGCTGAAGGGCTTAATAACATGTTTGGCAATGAAGTGCTGATATCCATTGCTGAGAAACACAGTAAGTCTGTCGCGCAGGTCGTGCTGCGCTGGCTTGTGCAGCGTGGGATCGTTGTCATTCCGAAATCAGTAAAAAAAGAGCGGATTGTCGAAAACTTCAACATCTTCGATTTTGAGTTGGATACCGAGGATATTGAACAAATTACGGCCCTTGATACGCGGAAGAGTCTTTTCTTATCGTATCACGATCCGGAAGTTGCCAAGATGATGGGAAACTGGAAGATTGATCTGTAAACCCTATTGTAATGTGCAAAAAGAATGTCGATCTGTCAGATCAACATTCTTCGTTTTTCTTATCCATCCGATTCAAAAGCAGACTATCTCAGGACTCGTAATTGAAGCATTCTACATCCATATAACCTTGTTGTGTTTTGAGATTCAAGTTGTATAACCCAATTCGGTCTCCCTGATCGTGTCCCCATCCCAATGGATAGACTTCACCCAGGTTATTGAAATTTTCGCCATCCAGGCTGTATTAACCGACGGTCCCCATATTCGTTACTAACTTTTCTAGTTTATCAGCGTCATCCATCGTTAACGAATGGAACTGAGTATCAGCCAAGCTATACAGATTGGGAAGTATACAATCGATTACGTGTCTGCCTTTTTCGGTTAGTTGTACGAATATCACCCGACGATCCGAATGACAAGGGATTCGAGTTAGCAGCTTTTTATTCTCCAATTTATCCAAGATATACGTCAAAGCACCACTAGTCAAAGAAACATGTTGAGAAATCTGTTGAATTGCCTGTTTCTCTTCATGTTCAAGCGATACTAACACAGAAAGTTCCGTGAAATTGAGATCTGCTTTCTTTAACTCGCTCCGAAATTGGTCCTGAATCATTTTTGACATTTGAATGAAATGAAGACATGCTTGATATCGAAAATTATTCATGGTTTCTCACTCCACTTTATATATCTCAGTTTTAAGATTCTTTATTTAGATATTACTTGTTCTATGTACTTTTGTCAATTTAAGACCAAGCTCAGGATCAACATTTCTTGTTACTGATACGTATAAAAGCCTCCATATTCAATCACCTGGAATGCTAGTTAAACGCAAAAAAACCTCCCAGGCTTCAAAGAGCTCGGTTCGGTTTTTATTCACAGCATGATGACAGCTATCTCAGTCCAACATCTATAAAACGATTGCCGATGGTTTCGGGAAATGCCTGCTTAATAGCATCAATGGCTCGTTGTTCCGTTTCTCTCGCTTGATGGAGTAGCGCTATCACAGACTGTACACACTCCGGTTCTTTGACATCCCATAAATCACATTGATCAACCCAACGAATCATCTCCATATAAAGATCTGACAAAGATCTATATTCTTGTATGACCTGAGCCATCTGGTCAGAGAGGTATCCGAGACCTGCAACATAGCTGGCCATAATTTCTCTTGATCTGCAATAATATCGGAGAACTGCAGCAGCTTGCCTCGGATCATAAACACTTGTTTCCAGTGCTGAAGCCATGACAGAATATGCAGCAGAGCCGCAGGCGTAATCCTGAGATGGCAGCATGTAATCATGGATTTCCCATTTGTAGACGGCCTGAATCAACGATTCCTTGCAGACCTCCCACAAATCTACCGCTCTACAGGATTCAAGCACTTGATAATACCAATAAGGCGTTCTATTTCTCCCAAAAGAATCGTAAGGCAAACGAGTAACGTCTTGGCCTTCGCTGTTACAGAGGAGCAAAACCTGCTCCACATCATCATACCCGGCAGCAATAACAAATTGGTCATGCCATACTATGACCCCTACACCCCGATCAATGGATGTCTTAATGTCCACCAATGCCTGTTTTTGATACAGGGGAAACGTCGGTGCAAATGAAAAGCCAGCTGCCTGACTGACCGTTACTCCAATAAAATCAACAGCTACAAAATTCTCTGCCATCCAGTTATAGGCTGAGATTGATTCTTCGGTCAGACGCCGATCTACGACCAATCGAAATACTGTTGCTGTCATGCCCGCAATCATGTGAAGCGGTAATTCCGTCCACTTCTTATGTATTAAAATGCGGTGCATCACATCTGCATAGGAACCCTTGCTGCTACTTATAATGTTTGCATCCTTAGAATGCTGGGCTTGATCCGATTGAATCAGGTCCAGATAAACTTGTTTTGCCATGATCCTTCCTCCCTCTGTCTATCTTGGCGAGTGCGCTCCCCATCGTGGTACAGTTGAGCGCTTACGATCAGGGAATTTTAAGGATATGATGCGAAAAAAATGGACCGCTTGCTCTTCTAGTGTTTTCGCTTCCATTAGAACCTGTGCCAGTTTGTCCGCTGCATCCAGCTCCAGAGTCCATTTGTCCTCCTGCTGACTCATAAATCCCCTCATCTGGTGAATTAACCTTCCAAGCTGGTCATAACATGAATAAGCTTGGTCCAGCTCATCCCATATGCCTTGCATATCCTGCAGGTACAATCGGATTTCATTTCGAGACTGACAATAAGATTCTAAAAGATACGTTGCCCCTGATGAATCATAATCTCCACTTCGTAGAGCTTGCACCCATACGTCATATGCCAATCGGCCAGAAGCGATGTTTTGGTCTGGTAATAGTCGATAAGGGATATCCCAATCCTCGATAGCAAGTCGCAAGGATTCCAACAACATATCCTGTTTGGGTATTGGAATCTGCTCACCAAAGATCTGACAATACCAGAAACCTGTGAAGTTTAGCCCGAAATTGTCATATAGCAAAATCTGAGGCTCCTTACTCCACCTATCTTGTAAGTAAAAGATACCATCGTTGTCATCATATCCATGGATAACCCCGAACTCCGGAATCCAATAGATTACTCCTTTTCCCTCGTCCAGACTTCGCTTCACCCATTGCACTGCATCCATCTGATAATAATCGAATGTAGAATGTCGCGTACGTCCTCCATCCCAGATCGTGAATATTCCCAGGTTGTCGATTCCAGGGCGGTGCGCTTCTCCCCATTGTCCATACGCCGTTACCGACATGGGAAGAAGCCTGCGATGCACCGAAAGTTTAAAGGCCATTCCCGTATACCCGGAGAGCAAATATTTTGCACCTTGAAACTGACCAGTATGGGTCAATATGGCATGCAGACTATCCACAAATGATTTGGACTCTCGTTTTACCACCAGGTTGTTTAACTGTACTTCGGCCAAGATAAGATCTCCCTCCATGGTCTTTACTTCACTTGAGCATGATTTGAATTGTGAAGTCTGTTAAGAATTGCGTCTGCATGGCTCTGCATCCTGCGTCTTAGCCACCCAGGAGATATTAATTCCTCCCACTCACTTATAAATAATTGCTGCAGGAAAGCCTCTGTATCATAAAATTCAATCGCGTGAATCCGATCTTGTGTGTCCCGAATTCGATACCCTTGCCACTGCTCTGTTTGCTGCACTTCTTTCAAACGAATTTCAGCTATAAACGGTTTTCGAACAGGTAGAGGTTCTTCCCATCCACTGAGCTGCATGTCTGAATCACATTCGAATGTTTCATCCGTCAATCGGACATGAACGATACCCTCCATCCGTATGGCACTTTGCTGTACAGGATCCGTTTCATAGCCAATGACGTAATCAGCATTGTACTGGGATACGATCTTCAATGGACACCAAGGAAACTGCCTTTCTCCGGAAAAGTCTCGGTAATACATATGTACTTTGAGTGATTCTGTTATGGCGTGGGATAATAATTCAACATGCTGAAGAAGCTTCGGCGATGCAGCGAATGTGGGAAGTGGTCGGCTCAATATTTTCTGCTCTTCAGCCGTAAATCTCTCTAACAGATGCGCCACACGCTTGACCACATCAGATTGCTCGTGATTAAAATGCCGATAACGATGAGCCAGATACTTAAGGACGCTCTGTTCTTCTTCTGTCATATATAAATGGGGTAACCGATAGGTCTGGTCCTCATAACAATACCCTCTATATTTTGCGAGATATAGTAAAGGAGCGCGTAATGAAATCGCCATATATTCAATATCGCGCTGTGCCTGACGCCGGGATATCTCAAATTCACGGGCAAGCCAGCTGCTGTTCGGAAAACGTCCGCTTCGAATCTGCTCGTCAAACCAGTGAATACGATGCATATTACTCATCTTTACAGGCCCCCAATTGATTCCACAATGTGCAAAACGTAACCCCATTATACCAAACGAATGGCCCGCTCCGAAGAACAGGCCTGCTACGTTATACGGTTGCTCTATCCACTCTGGATTGCACAGCTTTGGAACATTTCTTGCATACTTTCAGACTTGTTCCATCTGTTTTTGTTTGTGAATACAACAGTTTAATACGTGTGCTGCTGCATACCGGACATGTTCCCCGCCCCCGGGAAGGGATATTCCACAAGGCGCGTCCTCTTTTGGTTTTTGCCAATGGTGTGAACCTCTTTTCAATGTAGTTTGTGTGTTCACCGTTATTATAGAGGTCATGGTACGACATAGAATGTCGCAGCAGTACGTATTGGATCAGACCAATCCACAAAAAAGAAAAGCTCGCACAGGCAGGGTATGATAACTTTCCTGCCTGGTACGAGCGTCTACACCAAATTGCACTCCAACGGTATGATCCGGGTGAGTACGGTTAGCAATAGTTTATTTCATCGAGCGATATTCCAGTAAATCTGTCAAATTAGAGATTTTCTGCAGCAGCTTCTCCCCAATGTTGGTTTCCCTCACCAGTTTCCGCGCCAGTTCTTTGTCCACCAGTCTTTTTATGGATAAAACGTCCGTTCCGTTACACAGCACATCTTCTTTTGAATTAAATTTCTGATGAGCGACGAGCTGCATGCCGAAGGAATTATACAACAAGGTATATCCCGCGATGCCCGTTGTGGATTGATAAGCTTTGGAGAAACCACCGTCAATGACGACCATTTTTCCATTTGCTTTGACAGGGCTCTCTCCACGAATTTCTTTCACTGGCGTGTGTCCGTTAATGATATGTCCATGATCCGGATTCAAATCAAACTCCTGCAGGATCTTTCGACAGATCTCTTCCTTTTCACGTAAATGGTAGTAAGGGTTCTTTCTCTCCTTGTGCGCTTCCTTATCTTGGATAAAGTACCGTTCAAAAGTGGTCATTTCTCTTTTGCCAAAGAGCGAGGAACATTCCCCTGTCCAGATGTACCATACCATATCCGTCGCCAGATCATCTGTCTCTTCCAGATGTGCAAAGGAGTAGCGCAGGTTCTCTTCAAAAACATCAAGCAGCTGGCGGCCCGCATACGTCTTGCCTTCAATCTGCATTTCTTCCATATTTCCTTCTTCATCCAAAGGAATACAGCCGTGGATTAACAAATTCCCGTTGTATTTTAAATAAAGGCTGCCCTTTTTCATAAGAAAATTCATATGCCGGGCCAGCTTCTCGGAATGCTGAACGGAGAACAGCAGCTTTTCCATCACCTGGCGTTCTTCCTCCAGCAATTGTTCAGGGTTCTGCGGATTTACGGTTGCAAAACAGGTGTTTTCCAGCTGGTACGTTTTTCCGCAGATGTTGATTTCGTTTTTGTCATAATCGATCTTCTCCAGTAGAAGTCTTTCAGACATATTAAAGTCTGGGCGTCTTTTGATAATCGGCATTTCAAGCTTAAACTGGATCATGGCAATGGCCTGATGAATCTTGGTGATCTGCAGAATTTCCTGCTCCGATAGGTTATGGCCGCCCTGCAGCTTAGGTCTGAAAGATGGATTATCTTCATAGTATTTCTCCGCCAGGTTTAACAGTGGGCGAAGATTGATTCCGTATACATCTTCGATGATGTCCAGATTGTCGTATCTCGCGCAGATCCGGATAATATTCGCAAGGCAAACCAGAGAACCTGCATAGGCACCGATCCAGAGCACATCATGGTTGCCCCACTGAATGTCTACAGAATGATAGTTAATTAACGTATCCATAATTTTATCAGGGTCTGGCCCACGGTCATAAATATCGCCAACCACATGAAGGTGGTCAACCACCAGACGCTGGGTCGTATAAGCAAGGCCGATAATGAGATTGTCCGCCTGCCCCAGGGATATAATCTGCCGATATATTTCCTCGTAATACGGATCCTTATTGTTGGTCGTATCCGTCTTGTATAGAAGCTCTTCTACAATATATACATACTGTTTCGGCAGAGCTTTCCGCAGTTTGGAGCGTGTATATTTGGAAGAAGCGTATGAAACAAGCTTAAGCATGTTTTCAATCGTTTGTCTGTACCACTGGTTCAAAGCCTTTTTATTGCTCAAATCCCCTATAACCAGCTTTATTTTTTCTTCCGGATAATAGACTAACGCCGCAAAATCATTAATTTCCTGCTCTGTCCATATCTCACGAAATAATTCTTTGATTTTCTCTTTCACGGTTCCTGAACCGTTTCGTAGTACATGCTGAAAAGCCTGGAACTCCCCGTGCAAATCACTGACAAAATGCTCGGTTCCCTTCGGAAGATTGGAGATTGCTTCAAGGTTGATAATCTCTGTTATGATTTTTTCTTCCGTATCATATTTCTCAGCAAGTAGATCTAAAAATTGCTCATCCAAAACAGATGTCCCCTTTCAAGGAATGATCGTGATGTATAGTTGGGTCCAATCTTTGCAAATGCAATTATAACCAATCTATATATGTTTTTTTATCAAACACGGAAATCGTTCTAAAGGCTATCCGCAAAGGTCATTATACTCCAGTTTCTCCTGGTTCAACAAATTTCATTGAATGATTGTACTTGGCTTTTGGTTTATTTAAGCCACTGGACAACATCAGTCCATATGGAAGCAACGTCAAGCTATGGCTGAATTCATATTTATCGTTTAAGTTCATTGTAGTTATTTTGAAATATTAATTGTTGTGTCTACTCTATTCATAACTTATGAAACCAGAATGTAGGAAGGAAGCGAGATTATGAGCAATCATTCGTTAATGGGGTTTGCCCCTGCACTAGGATGGAATTCATGGAATACCTTCACGTGGGACATCAATGAGCAGTTGATTCGGGATGTTGCCGATGTGTTTGTTACAGAGGGTTATCTGAACGCCGGATATGAGTACATCGTCATTGACGATTGCTGGAGTCTGAAGGAACGGGATGCAGATGGCAATCTGGTCGCAGACCCCGCTAAATTTCCGAGTGGAATGAAGGCGCTTGCAGATTATATCCACGACAAAGGTCTGAAATTTGGCATGTACTCCTGTGTTGGCACACATACTTGTGCAGGTTATCCAGGCAGCTTCGAGCATGAATTCCAGGATGCTGCGTTATTCGCCGAGTGGGGCGTGGATTATCTAAAATATGATTACTGTTTCAAGCCGCGCCATATCTCAGGTGAGCTATTATACAAGCGCATGAGCCTTGCACTTAAAAACTGCGGGCGGGATATCCTGTTCTCTGCCTGCAACTGGGGAGAAGACAACGTATATGAGTGGATTCGTGAATCAGGGGCTCATATGTATCGCTCCACCGGTGACATTCGCGACAACTGGCAATCGGTCAAGGACCTGGCGCTGTCCCAGCTCGGCAAACAAAGCTACACTGGCTCCTTCTGCCATAATGACATGGACATGCTCATCGTTGGCATGTATGGTGGAAGCAACAACGACTTTATTGGAACCATCGGCGGCTGTAATGACACGGAATACAAAACGCACTTCTCGCTCTGGTCCATGATGGGATCACCGCTCATGATTGGATGTGATGTCCGCAAGGCCAATCAGGCCACCAAGGATATTCTGTTGAACCCCGACCTGCTTGCTATTAACCAGGATGCAGAAGCACGCGGTGCCTATCGCATCAAACCCGAGCCTCAATGGTTCCATACAGATGATGTATTCATGCTGGTGAAGGTGCTGACAGATGGCGATCTTGCCATCGGTTTCTTCAACTTGAGTGACAGTCAACGCGAGCTGTCCCTTCAATTCTGGGATATGGGGCTGCCTTACGCCGCGGGTTATTCCCTGTCACTCTACGATTGCTGGGAACACAAGGAGCTGGGTGTATTCCGCGAGCGTTATGCACCGGTGGTTGGGGCCCATGATTGTCTCGTCGTGCGAGCCAGATTGGTGAAATAAATGGCACAGAGCCGGCTCTGCACCACTTGCCAGGTTCCGCTCTCGTCGGATGATGTGGGTATTTATATCAAACTGGTCTCTCGAACAGCCCAGCAATTCCTCTGTATCGACTGTCTCGGTGTGAAGCTGAATTGCGGGCGGGATCCGATTGAGAAGCTGATTCGTTACTTCCGTGAATCCGGGAACTGTGCATTTTTTCGATAAAAAACAATATGTAATCTGTCTATTCGTTAGTGTACCGACCGCATTCCCTTAATGTTCTGCTTGTTTCTGATGCAACAGCATGTAGGCTGATGGTGTATATGATGTCGCCTTTTTGAATACTCTTGAAAAATATAGCGGATCATTATACCCAACCGAATAGGCTATGGATTGAATGGACAATCTGGAAGTCTTCAGCAGGTCACAGGCGCGCCGGATACGGCATGCCGTTATATACGCCGAGATGGATTCGCCTGTAGCTTCTTTGAACTTGCGGAACAGGTAGCTTCGCTCCAGATTCACGGCCTGTACAATCTCCGCAACCGTCAAGGTCGATTTCCAGTAGTTCTGCTCAATATAGGTTCTCGACAGCCACACATAATCTCTGGCTTCCTCCTGCGTCTCGCGTGGAAAATACTCCATGTAATAGGACAATAACAGGTGCAAACGCGCATCTGCCCTAAACACTTCACTTGGTGCTGCCCCCGCATTCCAGGCCAGGTGAAACCAGGGTTCCAAGGTTTCCGGCGCAGCTGGCAGTACGGGATGCTGGACCGAAAACTGTGTCAACTCTATCAGTCGTCCTGCGTCTCGGCCGTTGAACTCCATCCATACGTATTCCCAAGGGTCGGCCGGGTCGGGATAGTAATAGATTTCTTTTTGCGGAAAAATAATAAAGCTCTCTCCGGCACCCAGCCGAAATTGCTGGCCCCCGGTTTCCAGTGTACCCTGCCCTTGCATGATATAATGTAGCGCGTAAACGTCACGCACGCCCGGTCCCCACTGGTGAAGATTGACGGGTTTATGGGCGCCGCTTATGAAATAAACTTGACTCGCCCTGCTCCCGTCTAGCCATAATGAGTCCACATCTGGCTCCTCCTTTCTTGATACCAGTCATTATATATGATTTTGTAGAGTTTTTGATTTATTTTGATGCTAGAAACTTCCTTTCAAGTTGCTTATGATCGAGATAGTGGTCTCATAACCCAACAGATATATGTAAGCGCAACCACAAACATCTTGGATCGACATGAATAAAAATGCTCAATTCAGAGAGGAGAATGTTGTGTTGCTTAGAATCGTTCAGGTAGAAAATGGCCAAGTTCAGGGGCTGCCTGCCGCAGACCCACGTGTTACCAGCTTTAAAGGTATTCCATTCGCCGCCCCACCGGTAGGCCAGAACCGCTGGCGTGCACCACAACCTGCATCCGATTGGGATGGGGTGCTGCAAGCTTTTGATTTTGCCCCCACCTCGATGCAGGCCCCGACCGTCATTGACGATAATAACATCTATACGCGAGAGTGGTCTGTTGATCCCGATCTGCCGATGAGTGAGGATTGTCTATATTTGAATGTGTGGACACCTGCCAAGCGAATGGATGAGAAGCTGCCTGTGTTTGTCTGGTATTTTGGCGGTGGGCTTCAGGTGGGTCATACTGCTGAAATGGAATTTGATGGTGAGCGCATTGCCCGCAGAGGCATTGTCGTGGTTACCGTCAAATACCGTCTGAATGCGTTTGGTTTCCTGTGCCACCCCGAGATTAGCGCTGAATCCCCACAAGCACCTGCGAACTTTGGACATCTGGATCAACAGGCAGGTACGGCCTGGGTGAAACGTAACATCGCTGCCTTCGGCGGTGATCCGGATCAGATAACCATTGGTGGACAATCTGCAGGCGGCGGCAGTGTGCTAAGTCAGATGACTTCCCCGCAGAACAAAGGCCTGTTCCAGCGAGCTGTCATCATGAGTGGAATTGCGACCGAACTGTATCCCAATGTGCGCGTACCTTCTGTCCGCGGCACACTGCGGGATGCAGAGCAGAAGGGCGTTGATTTTTTCCGTTTTCTGGGCGTATCCAGTTTAGATGAAGCCAGACAGCTGGACGCCGTCACGTTGCAGGATAAAATTCTGGAATATCAAAGCTTCTGGGGAACAGTTATCGATGATCAGTTCTGTACAGATGATCCGTTCATTCGTTTCATACAGCATAAGCGCGAACTCGTTCCCGTTATGCTTGGGCATACCTCTTCCGAGTTTTGGACCCAGCCTGCGGTAAGCAGTATGGAGGAACTGAAACAAATGGCGACTGAACTATTCGGAGAGGATGCGCCCGCCTTTTTGCAGCGCTGTGGAGCCGATACTGGAGATCTCGATCATATATTGCAGCAGGCATCGATCCGCATGATTGAGCATGCGATTCAACTTGTGATCCGCTCCAATAGTGGTCATCCATCCGAGACGCCGCTCTATTATTATAATTTCGACGCAGAGATTCCGGGCTGGGATCAGCCAGGCACGTTCCATTCCGTTGATCTGTGGTTTTTCTTCGAAACGCTCGCCAAATGCTGGCGGCCTTTCGTCGGTAAACATTATGACCTGGCGCGCCAGATGTGTAATTATCTGTCCAATTTTATCGCGACAGGTGATCCGAATGGTCTGGATTCCACCGGCAAACTTTTGCCCTATTGGATTCCAAGCAGTACTGAGCAGCCTTACCGCATGGAATTCGGTGATACGTCCCAGTTACAGCGTGCAGAGCCGGGGCCGGTACTTGAATTGGTCATTGAACACTATTTTAAAAAGCAGAGTGAGCCCGTTGTGTAACATTTATACTTTTAAATGAATCAAACCCTGAAGAGCCTTGCAAGTATGCATGGCTCTTCACGTTGTCTCGCCTGTCGTTACTTGATCCGACTGCTCACCAAATGCTGCCTAATATAGGGAGTTACCCTGTAAGTGATTTAGATCAGATTAGATCAGATAAAATGACTATCAAGTTTCAGCAATCTTTCCGCGA contains:
- a CDS encoding AraC family transcriptional regulator, which produces MDSLWLDGSRASQVYFISGAHKPVNLHQWGPGVRDVYALHYIMQGQGTLETGGQQFRLGAGESFIIFPQKEIYYYPDPADPWEYVWMEFNGRDAGRLIELTQFSVQHPVLPAAPETLEPWFHLAWNAGAAPSEVFRADARLHLLLSYYMEYFPRETQEEARDYVWLSRTYIEQNYWKSTLTVAEIVQAVNLERSYLFRKFKEATGESISAYITACRIRRACDLLKTSRLSIQSIAYSVGYNDPLYFSRVFKKATSYTPSAYMLLHQKQAEH
- a CDS encoding aldo/keto reductase, producing the protein MQTVTLNNGVKMPIIGFGVYQVPDAEECENAVYEALMAGYRLIDTASGYLNEEAVGRAIKRSGIPREELFITTKLWVQDASYESAKLAFNKSLNKLQLDYLDLYLIHQPFGDYYGAWRAMEELYHEGKIKAIGVSNFLPDRLMDLIVHNEIVPAVNQVETHPFYHQTESATFMKEQGVQHQSWAPFAEGLNNMFGNEVLISIAEKHSKSVAQVVLRWLVQRGIVVIPKSVKKERIVENFNIFDFELDTEDIEQITALDTRKSLFLSYHDPEVAKMMGNWKIDL
- a CDS encoding MerR family transcriptional regulator, which gives rise to MHTVKEAAQITGLTEHAIRFYTDKGLVPSVQRNQNNIRMFDEESINWLHGIKCLKQSGMPIENIKMYVDYCLEGDSTIPQRYTLMMKHREAALAKFEEAKQHLAHLEEKTALYQAIMENRSLDTTNPANWDRIKHMHSDVFYASSAGDL
- a CDS encoding fructose-1,6-bisphosphatase gives rise to the protein MDEQFLDLLAEKYDTEEKIITEIINLEAISNLPKGTEHFVSDLHGEFQAFQHVLRNGSGTVKEKIKELFREIWTEQEINDFAALVYYPEEKIKLVIGDLSNKKALNQWYRQTIENMLKLVSYASSKYTRSKLRKALPKQYVYIVEELLYKTDTTNNKDPYYEEIYRQIISLGQADNLIIGLAYTTQRLVVDHLHVVGDIYDRGPDPDKIMDTLINYHSVDIQWGNHDVLWIGAYAGSLVCLANIIRICARYDNLDIIEDVYGINLRPLLNLAEKYYEDNPSFRPKLQGGHNLSEQEILQITKIHQAIAMIQFKLEMPIIKRRPDFNMSERLLLEKIDYDKNEINICGKTYQLENTCFATVNPQNPEQLLEEERQVMEKLLFSVQHSEKLARHMNFLMKKGSLYLKYNGNLLIHGCIPLDEEGNMEEMQIEGKTYAGRQLLDVFEENLRYSFAHLEETDDLATDMVWYIWTGECSSLFGKREMTTFERYFIQDKEAHKERKNPYYHLREKEEICRKILQEFDLNPDHGHIINGHTPVKEIRGESPVKANGKMVVIDGGFSKAYQSTTGIAGYTLLYNSFGMQLVAHQKFNSKEDVLCNGTDVLSIKRLVDKELARKLVRETNIGEKLLQKISNLTDLLEYRSMK
- a CDS encoding carboxylesterase/lipase family protein, encoding MLRIVQVENGQVQGLPAADPRVTSFKGIPFAAPPVGQNRWRAPQPASDWDGVLQAFDFAPTSMQAPTVIDDNNIYTREWSVDPDLPMSEDCLYLNVWTPAKRMDEKLPVFVWYFGGGLQVGHTAEMEFDGERIARRGIVVVTVKYRLNAFGFLCHPEISAESPQAPANFGHLDQQAGTAWVKRNIAAFGGDPDQITIGGQSAGGGSVLSQMTSPQNKGLFQRAVIMSGIATELYPNVRVPSVRGTLRDAEQKGVDFFRFLGVSSLDEARQLDAVTLQDKILEYQSFWGTVIDDQFCTDDPFIRFIQHKRELVPVMLGHTSSEFWTQPAVSSMEELKQMATELFGEDAPAFLQRCGADTGDLDHILQQASIRMIEHAIQLVIRSNSGHPSETPLYYYNFDAEIPGWDQPGTFHSVDLWFFFETLAKCWRPFVGKHYDLARQMCNYLSNFIATGDPNGLDSTGKLLPYWIPSSTEQPYRMEFGDTSQLQRAEPGPVLELVIEHYFKKQSEPVV
- a CDS encoding glycoside hydrolase family 27 protein; protein product: MSNHSLMGFAPALGWNSWNTFTWDINEQLIRDVADVFVTEGYLNAGYEYIVIDDCWSLKERDADGNLVADPAKFPSGMKALADYIHDKGLKFGMYSCVGTHTCAGYPGSFEHEFQDAALFAEWGVDYLKYDYCFKPRHISGELLYKRMSLALKNCGRDILFSACNWGEDNVYEWIRESGAHMYRSTGDIRDNWQSVKDLALSQLGKQSYTGSFCHNDMDMLIVGMYGGSNNDFIGTIGGCNDTEYKTHFSLWSMMGSPLMIGCDVRKANQATKDILLNPDLLAINQDAEARGAYRIKPEPQWFHTDDVFMLVKVLTDGDLAIGFFNLSDSQRELSLQFWDMGLPYAAGYSLSLYDCWEHKELGVFRERYAPVVGAHDCLVVRARLVK
- a CDS encoding MarR family winged helix-turn-helix transcriptional regulator, whose protein sequence is MNNFRYQACLHFIQMSKMIQDQFRSELKKADLNFTELSVLVSLEHEEKQAIQQISQHVSLTSGALTYILDKLENKKLLTRIPCHSDRRVIFVQLTEKGRHVIDCILPNLYSLADTQFHSLTMDDADKLEKLVTNMGTVG
- a CDS encoding helix-turn-helix transcriptional regulator; this translates as MSNMHRIHWFDEQIRSGRFPNSSWLAREFEISRRQAQRDIEYMAISLRAPLLYLAKYRGYCYEDQTYRLPHLYMTEEEQSVLKYLAHRYRHFNHEQSDVVKRVAHLLERFTAEEQKILSRPLPTFAASPKLLQHVELLSHAITESLKVHMYYRDFSGERQFPWCPLKIVSQYNADYVIGYETDPVQQSAIRMEGIVHVRLTDETFECDSDMQLSGWEEPLPVRKPFIAEIRLKEVQQTEQWQGYRIRDTQDRIHAIEFYDTEAFLQQLFISEWEELISPGWLRRRMQSHADAILNRLHNSNHAQVK